From Camelina sativa cultivar DH55 chromosome 5, Cs, whole genome shotgun sequence:
TCAAAATACTTTTTTGAATCCTTGATCTCTCTGTTTGTACTACATTTCTGTAAGGTCTGTGTATTTATTTCCCCCacgttgttcttcttctttaagccTAGTCTAGAATAGGGTTGATTAATGTTGGatcaataaatatccaaaagTTTCTCTTTTTGTGATACAACTAAAAAGGTTACTTACAGAAACATTATCCCTATGGTTNNNNNNNNNNNNNNNNNNNNNNNNNNNNNNNNNNNNNNNNNNNNNNNNNNNNNNNNNNNNNNNNNNNNNNNNNNNNNNNNNNNNNNNNNNNNNNNNNNNNNNNNNNNNNNNNNNNNNNNNNNNNNNNNNNNNNNNNNNNNNNNNNNNNNNNNNNNNNNNNNNNNNNNNNNNNNNNNNNNNNNNNNNNNNNNNNNNNNNNNNNNNNNNNNNNNNNNNNNNNNNNNNNNNNNNNNNNNNNNNNNNNNNNNNNNNNNNNNNNNNNNNNNNNNNNNNNNNNNNNNNNNNNNNNNNNNNNNNNNNNNNNNNNNNNNNNNNNNNNNNNNNNNNNNNNNNNNNNNNNNNNNNNNNNNNNNNNNNNNNNNNNNNNNNNNNNNNNNNNNNNNNNNNNNNNNNNNNNNNNNNNNNNNNNNNNNNNNNNNNNNNNNNNNNNNNNNNNNNNNNNNNNNNNNNNNNNNNNNNNNNNNNNNNNNNNNNNNNNNNNNNNNNNNNNNNNNNNNNNNNNNNNNNNNNNNNNNNNNNNNNNNNNNNNNNNNNNNNNNNNNNNNNNNNNNNNNNNNNNNNNNNNNNNNNNNNNNNNNNNNNNNNNNNNNNNNNNNNNNNNNNNNNNNNNNNNNNNNNNNNNNNNNNNNNNNNNNNNNNNNNNNNNNNNNNNNNNNNNNNNNNNNNNNNNNNNNNNNNNNNNNNNNNNNNNNNNNNNNNNNNNNNNNNNNNNNNNNNNNNNNNNNNNNNNNNNNNNNNNNNNNNNNNNNNNNNNNNNNNNNNNNNNNNNNNNNNNNNNNNNNNNNNNNNNNNNNNNNNNNNNNNNNNNNNNNNNNNNNNNNNNNNNNNNNNNNNNNNNNNNNNNNNNNNNNNNNNNNNNNNNNNNNNNNNNNNNNNNNNNNNNNNNNNNNNNNNNNNNNNNNNNNNNNNNNNNNNNNNNNNNNNNNNNNNNNNNNNNNNNNNNNNNNNNNNNNNNNNNNNNNNNNNNNNNNNNNNNNNNNNNNNNNNNNNNNNNNNNNNNNNNNNNNNNNNNNNNNNNNNNNNNNNNNNNNNNNNNNNNNNNNNNNNNNNNNNNNNNNNNNNNNNNNNNNNNNNNNNNNNNNNNNNNNNNNNNNNNNNNNNNNNNNNNNNNNNNNNNNNNNNNNNNNNNNNNNNNNNNNNNNNNNNNNNNNNNNNNNNNNNNNNNNNNNNNNNNNNNNNNNNNNNNNNNNNNNNNNNNNNNNNNNNNNNNNNNNNNNNNNNNNNNNNNNNNNNNNNNNNNNNNNNNNNNNNNNNNNNNNNNNNNNNNNNNNNNNNNNNNNNNNNNNNNNNNNNNNNNNNNNNNNNNNNNNNNNNNNNNNNNNNNNNNNNNNNNNNNNNNNNNNNNNNNNNNNNNNNNNNNNNNNNNNNNNNNNNNNNNNNNNNNNNNNNNNNNNNNNNNNNNNNNNNNNNNNNNNNNNNNNNNNNNNNNNNNNNNNNNNNNNNNNNNNNNNNNNNNNNNNNNNNNNNNNNNNNNNNNNNNNNNNNNNNNNNNNNNNNNNNNNNNNNNNNNNNNNNNNNNNNNNNNNNNNNNNNNNNNNNNNNNNNNNNNNNNNNNNNNNNNNNNNNNNNNNNNNNNNNNNNNNNNNNNNNNNNNNNNNNNNNNNNNNNNNNNNNNNNNNNNNNNNNNNNNNNNNNNNNNNNNNNNNNNNNNNNNNNNNNNNNNNNNNNNNNNNNNNNNNNNNNNNNNNNNNNNNNNNNNNNNNNNNNNNNNNNNNNNNNNNNNNNNNNNNNNNNNNNNNNNNNNNNNNNNNNNNNNNNNNNNNNNNNNNNNNNNNNNNNNNNNNNNNNNNNNNNNNNNNNNNNNNNNNNNNNNNNNNNNNNNNNNNNNNNNNNNNNNNNNNNNNNNNNNNNNNNNNNNNNNNNNNNNNNNNNNNNNNNNNNNNNNNNNNNNNNNNNNNNNNNNNNNNNNNNNNNNNNNNNNNNNNNNNNNNNNNNNNNNNNNNNNNNNNNNNNNNNNNNNNNNNNNNNNNNNNNNNNNNNNNNNNNNNNNNNNNNNNNNNNNNNNNNNNNNNNNNNNNNNNNNNNNNNNNNNNNNNNNNNNNNNNNNNNNNNNNNNNNNNNNNNNNNNNNNNNNNNNNNNNNNNNNNNNNNNNNNNNNNNNNNNNNNNNNNNNNNNNNNNNNNNNNNNNNNNNNNNNNNNNNNNNNNNNNNNNNNNNNNNNNNNNNNNNNNNNNNNNNNNNNNNNNNNNNNNNNNNNNNNNNNNNNNNNNNNNNNNNNNNNNNNNNNNNNNNNNNNNNNNNNNNNNNNNNNNNNNNNNNNNNNNNNNNNNNNNNNNNNNNNNNNNNNNNNNNNNNNNNNNNNNNNNNNNNNNNNNNNNNNNNNNNNNNNNNNNNNNNNNNNNNNNNNNNNNNNNNNNNNNNNNNNNNNNNNNNNNNNNNNNNNNNNNNNNTCTGTTTGTACTACATTTCTGTAAGGTCTGTGTATTTATTTCCCCCacgttgttcttcttctttaagccTAGTCTAGAATAGGGTTGATTAATGTTGGatcaataaatatccaaaagTTTCTCTTTTTGTGATACAACTAAAAAGGTTACTTACAGAAACATTATCCCTATGGTTGAAACGAGCTACATGGTCAAAGGGAGGTCTCTGTCTAGTCAATATTAAACTGAAGGGTTTTATTGTAGAAGAAGATCACATGCAACATTAATTCTCCTATGTGATTAGTTGATTGATACTTACTTCTGAAGCCAATATGGTGTCGAGATTGAAGTCAGTTCTGGGGTTTACTGCCGCAAGTCTCATAGATAGCATCTGAAAAGAAGAACAGCAGTTATGTGACATTGTGGCACTAATCACACATTGCTTagcttattatttttaattttcagttaacaacaaaaagttcTACCTCCACTTGACGCTGTAAAGACTGCACATGGTTAATGATTTCATCTAGAACCAATGCAGTTCCCTGAATCTGCAGGCCAAAGCTTTCTGGTAAGTCAAGAACATAAAGAAGAACACGCCACACAACTTTAGAAGCAAAAGAGTTCCTAAGCAGctatatttttattagaattCTTAACTAATTTTTAAGCcataaaaaatctattagttAGTCCTACCATGTAAAACGTAAACGGCTTTTATAATCTCAACAACTCTACTAGTTTGCCAGAGCAACATATCTCGTTTATAACATGAATTCCAGAAATTATCAAAGATCTCATGAACAAACAATCAAGCCCCAGAACCCCACAGATTTGACAAACTCTTAAAGAGTTGTCACctatcatcatctccttccACCAATAATTGCTGCTAAATTCCAAGATATCTATCGATTAGTTAGCTGTCTGCAGGAGTGTCACATCATGTTTCCAACCAATTAGGTATTGTGGGACTCAAAGCATATAACAATAGTAGTGACGATACTACACTCCTCGCCCTCTTTCTACTTGATTGATACCAAACTTCATAGAAACGATACTACACTCCTCACCCACCATAGTAAGCCTGCAACTTTTGCCATTTATTATCGAAAGATGGACCCCAAAACCCAGTCTGACCTTGATCTATCCACCAAAATCTGTCCCCTCAACCCATAACCTCAAGGGAACACTCCAGCTAGCATTCCCACATCATAAATCCATTATAGTCATTTATGGAGTAAGCTTCAAGCTCAATGAATACACTTTGGGAAGACGAAACAACAATGTCACATCACTTCCGTATTACTACTACTAGCTAACCTAAATGGTTGTGACCCGTGAGATATTCTTCCCCACACGAAAATAAAGTTTAAGATATTCAAAGGAACTGAAATTACCAAACTAGTGGTTTTGGTCTTTTTGGCACACCACaaaacttttttccttttcatataAGAGGAACTTAGCActacaattttattcatataaaaaagaaagtgaaaaggaTTTAACCTCTTATCAAACCACATCTTCAAATTCACTTTTTTGGGGTTGCTCTAATAAAGAAAGATTCTGTCTTTAATCAACAAATGAAGATCTAATTATTGATTAAAAAGGCCACTAACCTTATCACAGCCTGGGACCAGTTCCTGTAACAGCTTCATTCGTGCGtttatcttctctcttcttgccTATAATCAAGAAGAGTTCAATGATTAATTAACGTAGCcactaattaaaaaactaatataacaacaaacaactATGCTTTCCTTGTGAGAAATGTGAATTACTTACTCGCTCTGCTAAGCTATGGTTATCAGTAGCTTGACCACGACGAGCTCTAACGTGAACATACGGCAACTTGTCTTCCTCTACGGagctcttcgtcttcttcatcgagCTTTTACCctagaaattaatgaaataagGAGTTAGAAACTATGGATCAAaagtgtttttgattttgagcaATTTGGTAGTATCACCTTCTTCTCGCGTTCTTTCCTCTTGTTGTGTTTCGAATTCTGATTCTCCGAAAATGAATCAGTCTCAGAAGGCTCAGCCTTGACTCCTCCGTCAAGATTCGCGCTTGAGCTCGGAGTATCGGCGGAGGAGATATATCCGTTTTGCTCAGTAGCAATCACCGAGAAACGAGCGGCGCGGTCCAAGAGAAGGGAGTTGGAAGGGAAAGTCAAAGTCCCGAAAGGGTCATGAGGAGGAGCGATATTATCTCCGGCGAGTTTGGTAATGTTGGCCTGAGAAGACGATGAATCTGCGAAATGGAGAAGCTCCATGGCTTGAGTCACAGGCATCTCAAGCAAAGCCGTGAAAGAGCCGCCAGTATTCTCCGGAGGCATCGTCGTCACCAATTGGCGAAATTCATCGTCGGTAACCGGGCCAACGCCGGATCTAGGTCCAAACCCTCCGGTCAGATCCATAAtcgggaaaaaaaataaagattaaaccggaaataaccgagtTAAAATTCAGAGAAAACCAGAACCGACCGACTTGATCAACGAGTTAAGCTGCTTCTTTTTGGAGTTTTAAAATCGTTCGACTCGGAAAATTCCAAAATGGGGAATTTAGTTTTGTAAGCTTCTTCTACTTCGTAAGAGTGTGTGAGAGAGGCAAAAGAATTACAGAAGAGCCATTTTGGAGTGGGAAGAAAGCAACGTTAGCTTTGGAGTGCGTCTCTGTTTGTTAATAAAGCCACCATTTTTatagagagagtgagaaaataataaatactccaTTTATGAGAcgatgagagagagaaggacGCTTTGATTGGATCGCAACCGTTATGGCCTTATGGGCCTTTTGGGCTTCGTTcggttatattttttttctttctgttttgggTCAAGGTCGTTTGTTCACCCTTGAAATAATAAACCCAACAATAGAATTTGTGACTCTCCTCGTGTTTATTTACAGAAGTGCCCATACAAACAGAAGTggcatctttttcttttcaaaaatgcATCTTTGTGTGTGGTTTACTTTGTCGGTTGGTTAATGGTTTTCTCTGACACAAACCACTCTCCCCCGTCATCTCTTCCCTCctttaatttgaataaatattctCAACTGAATTCAAATTCATAGCTCCAAAACTAGACACATATGATCCATCCACCTTTAGTAATAAGATTATACAATAGAGTTCCATTATTATCCTCACATTACTCttaaacatgttttaatttttttttttaattacagcTATATCTTGtaaaaagtaatataattatagaTCTGGTAGGACTGTACATTTTTTTCATGGCTCAAGACCTCAAAGTGTCCTATATGAGTTAAAGATTTTAAGCATTTAAAGATACctacttctatttttattttaagtccTTTGTTCAATGATCATATGATTGATGATTACTGTACCATTATCCACTAATATACAActgcaaatttatttttctcaatggTTGATACATCTTTTCCGGATTTGTATATCTTAGTACAGTACTATATATTGTAACTTAAGTTGTAAATGACCCTATATATGTCATCAACTCTTTaagacaaaaaattataaatgtgaCAACAAGCCACCTGCATCAATCAATAACTAAACTTATAAAAAACGTATACaggaaattaattaaagaaCCACAAAAATCCAAAACGCAAATCccaatatattatattttaaaaaactttacagtatagtagtattatattattatcatttgaaatcaTATTCAGGCGCACAAGAATTCAAAAAACTGATCATGAGATTCATGAATCATGACTACATTACTACACGTTGCTAACATGaaatcaaaaccataaaatAATCCAACAACCTCGGTCAAATCTCCCATTATAATTCTTCTACTTCGTCTTCACTGTTTATCATTTTCCTCTGCAGCAACTTCTCGTTGCTTCTTCTTTATAACAAACAAGAAATAGATATAATGAAGTTACTTTGGgttcttctttcacttcttgTCTGCATGATGAGCTTTTGCTCCTCTCTCAATTCCGACGGTTTATCTCTACTAGCTCTCAAATCCGCCGTCGACAACGACCCGACCCGAGTAATGACCCACTGGTCTGAATCCGACCCGACTCCTTGCCATTGGTCCGGGATCGTTTGCACAAACGGCCGAGTCACCTCACTTGTACTCTTGGGCAAAAGTCTCTCCGGTTACATTCCATCAGAACTCGGTTTACTCGACTCGCTAAACCGGCTCGATCTAGCTCACAACAATTTCTCCAAAACCGTACCGGTTCGTCTTTTCCAAGCAACCAATCTCCGGTACATCGATCTCTCTCACAACTCACTCTCCGGTCCAATCCCGGTCCAAATCAAGTCCATGAAATCACTCAACCACCTCGATTTCTCCTCTAACCATCTCAACGGTTCACTCCCTGAGTCACTCGCTGAACTCGGAAGCCTCGCCGGAACTCTAAACCTTTCGTATAACCGATTCACCGGAGAGATTCCACCGTCATACGGTCGATTCCCGGTTCACGTCAGCTTAGATTTCAGTCACAACAATCTCACCGGAAAAGTACCTCAGGTGGGATCTCTGTTGAATCAAGGACCAATCGCGTTCGCCGGAAACTCTCATCTCTGCGGCTTACCATTGCAAACGCCGTGCGAAGAAATCGAAACCCCTAGCTTCGTCACTTCGAAGCCGGAACTccagaaaccaaaccctagcgTAATCAGCAACGACGACGACgcaaaggaggagaagaagcagcAGATCACCGGATCAGTGACGGTTTCTCTGATTTCCGGCGTTTCGATTGTAATCGGAGCTGTTTCCATCTCCGTATGGCTAATCCGGAAAAAACGAAGCTCCTCCGACGTGTACAAAACAGAGAcaaagacgacgacgacggcggTCTCGGACTCAGAGTTCGACGAAGAAGGGCAAGAAGGTAAATTCGTAGCGTTTGACGAAGGATTCGAGCTCGAGCTCGAGGATTTGTTGAGAGCATCTGCTTACGTGATAGGCAAGAGCAGAAGCGGGATTGTGTACAGAGTAGTGGCGGCGGAATCGTCATCCACCGTTGTCGCCGTTAGAAGACTCAGCGATGGTAACGCCACGTGGCGGTTTAAGGAATTTGTGAATGAAGTGGAGACCATTGGTAGGATCAATCACCCTAACATCGTAAAGCTTAGAGCTTACTACTATGCAGAGGACGAGAAGCTTCTCATCACTGATTTCATCAGCAATGGAAGCTTGTACTCTGCCTTACATGGTAAACAAAAAACACTAATCTTGCtaataaattttcaatcttttaACGATAACTctgcatcaatcaaatcaaCCACTAAGTATAAGGTTTTATTTGTACTTGCTCTGTAGATAGGACTAATAAAGTACagagctttttgttttgtttctgtctgATTTGTGTTTGTATTGACTAATTTGTTGGcttcttctccttgtttttATTGTTCAAAGCTTTACTGTGTTTACAtgtgttgaaacttgaaaacagTAGAGGTTGAGGACAAGCATGGATCTCTCTTACCTACcagtaaaaaacaaacaactagATTTGATTCTCTATGGAAGATTTTGAATTAGACAAAGCACTATAGTGTGTGGTGTGTGGTCTTGTCAGATAAGCTGATGGTAGTGTTAGAGAGTGTTTAATCTGACATAAAGAAgatttctttttggtgtttaaGCAGAGATTAGATTATGATCCGAAAgatgtgtttgtatgtatgCGTTGGTTTAGTTAGTTAGCATTATATGTTTGAGGCATTTGTATCAGTATCATTAGTTTTCTGAGACGGCATTTGATTTGTCTTGTAGGTGGACCTTCGAATACTAGGCCTCCACTCTCTTGGGCCGAGAGGTTACGTATAGCACAAGGGACTGCTCGGGGTTTGATGTATATACATGAATACAGTTCGAGAAAGTATGTACACGGGAACCTTAAATCAAGCAAAATCCTGTTAGATAATGAGAACCACCCTCACATCTCAGGTTTTGGTCTCTCGCGTCTGGTTTCGGGTTATCCCAAACTCATTGATGATTCACTATCATCAACCAGAACGCAAAGCATTGACCAAGCATTTGCTACAAGACTCTCACTCTCAGCTCCTGCAGCTGCTTACCTTGCACCCGAAGCCCGAGCTTCTTCTGGTTGCAAATCATCTCAGAAAAGCGATGTTTATTCATTTGGTGTGATTCTGTTGGAGTTGTTGACTGGTCGGTTACCTAATGGTTCCTCTGAAAACGAAGGAGAAGAACTCGTGAATGTTTTGAGGAAGTGGCACAAGGAAGAAAGGTTGTTGGCTGAGATCTTAGACCCGAAGCTTCTACGACAGCATTTTGAGGATAAGCAGGTTCTTGCAACCATTCATGTCGCTTTAAATTGCACGGAAATGAACCCGGAGATGCGCCCTAGGATGAGATCTGTGTCTGAGAGTCTAGGTCGAATCAAATCGGACTAAACCTTTTCTGAAAGAGTCCGGGAAGTAGTATTAGTTGTGTATGTTAATTAATCTCAGGCCATGTGGAGTTTTGTAGTTTCTATGGTGAGTTTAACTGAAGAGTTTATGGTTAATTTCCGTATCAAGTGGCTGTGTATCTGTTTGTTATCACATATTATTCCTTGTCTCTTAAGGAAGAGAGTTTGGTTGTCTAGCTAGAATCTTATATGGATAATAATGAATATGAAAATTGATAAATATCTGTTTCAAAAACCCTCTCAAACTATaactttgaataaaaaattaCCAAGTTACGTTGACAGTCCTTGCATGATAGATCCTCTCTTTCCAAAAGTACTAGAGaatcatattaatataactCCAAGtggtttttataattatatatatgtatttcaaAACTTGGATTCGATTTTGATTAGACGCattgatttttttgaaagatcatagtaaaccaaaaaaaaaaaaaaaatactcagatGCTTTTTAGTGGACCTGTTATAACTTCTAACTATGTAATGGAGATATAGATAGTTAAACAACAAACAGGAAAAAGCTCAATCGCATGATTGCATATTTCTTGCGCATGGAGTTGTGAGAAATGAATTTAGAACCGATCGTTAGCAATGAAAGAAAGGCAAAATCAAATCTATTTCGAATATGTAGATTTTTGTCAGAAC
This genomic window contains:
- the LOC104785144 gene encoding transcription factor bHLH48-like isoform X1, with the translated sequence MDLTGGFGPRSGVGPVTDDEFRQLVTTMPPENTGGSFTALLEMPVTQAMELLHFADSSSSQANITKLAGDNIAPPHDPFGTLTFPSNSLLLDRAARFSVIATEQNGYISSADTPSSSANLDGGVKAEPSETDSFSENQNSKHNKRKEREKKGKSSMKKTKSSVEEDKLPYVHVRARRGQATDNHSLAERARREKINARMKLLQELVPGCDKIQGTALVLDEIINHVQSLQRQVEMLSMRLAAVNPRTDFNLDTILASESGSLMDGTFNGESYHQLQQWPYDGYHQPEWGREEDHHQDFSNQVKMEL
- the LOC104785144 gene encoding transcription factor bHLH48-like isoform X2, whose protein sequence is MPPENTGGSFTALLEMPVTQAMELLHFADSSSSQANITKLAGDNIAPPHDPFGTLTFPSNSLLLDRAARFSVIATEQNGYISSADTPSSSANLDGGVKAEPSETDSFSENQNSKHNKRKEREKKGKSSMKKTKSSVEEDKLPYVHVRARRGQATDNHSLAERARREKINARMKLLQELVPGCDKIQGTALVLDEIINHVQSLQRQVEMLSMRLAAVNPRTDFNLDTILASESGSLMDGTFNGESYHQLQQWPYDGYHQPEWGREEDHHQDFSNQVKMEL
- the LOC104785145 gene encoding receptor protein kinase-like protein ZAR1; its protein translation is MKLLWVLLSLLVCMMSFCSSLNSDGLSLLALKSAVDNDPTRVMTHWSESDPTPCHWSGIVCTNGRVTSLVLLGKSLSGYIPSELGLLDSLNRLDLAHNNFSKTVPVRLFQATNLRYIDLSHNSLSGPIPVQIKSMKSLNHLDFSSNHLNGSLPESLAELGSLAGTLNLSYNRFTGEIPPSYGRFPVHVSLDFSHNNLTGKVPQVGSLLNQGPIAFAGNSHLCGLPLQTPCEEIETPSFVTSKPELQKPNPSVISNDDDAKEEKKQQITGSVTVSLISGVSIVIGAVSISVWLIRKKRSSSDVYKTETKTTTTAVSDSEFDEEGQEGKFVAFDEGFELELEDLLRASAYVIGKSRSGIVYRVVAAESSSTVVAVRRLSDGNATWRFKEFVNEVETIGRINHPNIVKLRAYYYAEDEKLLITDFISNGSLYSALHGGPSNTRPPLSWAERLRIAQGTARGLMYIHEYSSRKYVHGNLKSSKILLDNENHPHISGFGLSRLVSGYPKLIDDSLSSTRTQSIDQAFATRLSLSAPAAAYLAPEARASSGCKSSQKSDVYSFGVILLELLTGRLPNGSSENEGEELVNVLRKWHKEERLLAEILDPKLLRQHFEDKQVLATIHVALNCTEMNPEMRPRMRSVSESLGRIKSD